A region from the Brassica napus cultivar Da-Ae chromosome C8, Da-Ae, whole genome shotgun sequence genome encodes:
- the LOC106360811 gene encoding zinc finger CCCH domain-containing protein 47 has protein sequence MGLLEYAACDDLPSFQREIEEKGLDLDEPGLWYCKKLGSNKMGLEQRTPLMVAAMYGSKKVLSFIVSSGKSDVNRACGEERVTALHCAVAGCSVNMVEVINALLDASASASAVDANGNHPLDLFVRVSRFVASPRKKAVEMLLRGGGMINEAVEEEEEVKIVSKYPADASLPDINEGVYGSDEFRMYSFKVKPCSRAYSHDWTECAFVHPGENARRRDPRKYPYTCVPCPEFRKGSCPKGDSCEYAHGVFESWLHPAQYKTRLCKDETGCARKVCFFAHKREEMRPVNASTGSAVSQSPLEMMPGLYSSGAATRPVSPMSSSVGSSPRNGGSWQNRVNSLSPPALHLNGGSRLKSTLSARDMDMEMELEMRLRGFNNVEETFGSYVSSPSRNSQMSHQHYPSSPVRQQQPPPHHFDSSAAVAAAVMNARSSAFAKRSLSFKPQVASSPSNLSDWGSPSGKLDWGVQGDELSKMRRSVSFGIHGDNNGNNAGRDYRNEPDVSWVNSLVKDSVVSERGFGMNERVRIMSWAEQMYREKEQTVV, from the coding sequence atGGGTCTCCTCGAATACGCCGCCTGTGATGATCTTCCATCGTTCCAGAGAGAGATCGAAGAGAAAGGTCTAGACTTGGACGAGCCAGGGCTCTGGTACTGCAAAAAGCTCGGGTCTAACAAGATGGGTCTCGAACAGAGGACGCCGCTAATGGTTGCTGCCATGTACGGAAGCAAAAAGGTTCTGTCTTTCATCGTTTCCTCCGGAAAATCCGACGTGAACAGAGCTTGCGGCGAAGAGAGAGTCACCGCGCTTCACTGCGCTGTCGCTGGATGCTCTGTGAATATGGTTGAAGTCATCAACGCTTTGCTTGATGCTTCTGCTTCGGCTAGTGCCGTTGATGCTAATGGGAACCATCCTCTGGATCTGTTCGTTAGGGTTTCGCGGTTTGTGGCTTCTCCGAGGAAGAAAGCTGTTGAGATGCTGCTGAGAGGAGGTGGAATGATCAATGAAgctgttgaagaagaagaagaggtgaagATAGTGTCTAAGTATCCAGCTGATGCGTCATTACCGGACATAAACGAAGGTGTCTACGGAAGCGATGAGTTTAGGATGTATAGCTTTAAGGTTAAGCCGTGTTCGAGAGCTTACTCTCACGATTGGACGGAGTGTGCCTTTGTTCACCCTGGCGAGAACGCGAGGAGGAGAGATCCGAGGAAGTATCCTTACACTTGTGTCCCCTGTCCTGAGTTCCGCAAAGGGTCTTGTCCTAAAGGAGATTCTTGCGAGTACGCTCACGGCGTTTTCGAGTCGTGGCTTCACCCTGCTCAGTACAAGACGCGGCTTTGTAAAGATGAGACGGGTTGCGCGAGGAAAGTCTGTTTCTTTGCTCATAAACGTGAGGAGATGAGACCGGTTAATGCTTCGACTGGCTCTGCTGTGTCTCAATCTCCGCTGGAGATGATGCCTGGTTTGTACTCTTCAGGTGCTGCGACACGTCCTGTCTCTCCGATGAGTAGTAGTGTTGGTTCTTCTCCGAGAAACGGTGGGTCGTGGCAGAACAGAGTTAATTCTCTGTCTCCACCTGCTCTGCATCTCAATGGTGGAAGTAGATTGAAATCTACACTGAGTGCTAGAGACATGGATATGGAGATGGAGTTGGAGATGAGACTTAGAGGTTTCAACAATGTTGAAGAGACTTTTGGGTCTTATGTCTCCTCCCCAAGTAGGAACTCTCAGATGAGCCACCAGCATTACCCTTCTTCACCGGTAAGGCAgcaacagcctcctcctcaccACTTTGACTCTTCAGCAGCTGTGGCAGCTGCAGTGATGAACGCGAGATCATCTGCGTTTGCGAAACGCAGCTTGAGTTTCAAACCTCAAGTAGCATCATCGCCATCGAATCTTTCGGATTGGGGATCGCCGAGTGGGAAGCTGGACTGGGGAGTGCAAGGAGATGAGCTGAGTAAGATGAGAAGAAGTGTTTCATTTGGAATCCATGGAGACAACAACGGTAACAATGCAGGGAGAGATTATAGGAACGAGCCAGATGTTTCTTGGGTTAACTCTTTGGTTAAAGACAGTGTGGTGTCTGAGAGAGGCTTTGGGATGAATGAGAGGGTGAGGATAATGTCTTGGGCTGAGCAGATGTACAGAGAGAAGGAGCAGACTGTGGTGTAA
- the LOC111208490 gene encoding uncharacterized protein LOC111208490, with product MNGIPCIHAAKVILGVGRKLSKFVAPFYTTSKWRETYSFGIRPVNGMIEWPRTNRLGVIPPPNRNGKPGRPKNHDRKKGTNETVSTTKLSRANMVMTCSNCKEEGRYKNTCRKAFVESPPKKPRGRPRKYQGLHFGESQAQSSEAQTSQNQSSQAQASPWEVPQSSEGQSSQAEASQTASWGRWFF from the exons ATGAATGGTATTCCATGCATCCATGCTGCTAAGGTCATCCTTGGCGTGGGAAGAAAACTCTCTAAATTTGTTGCTCCTTTCTACACAACCTCTAAGTGGCGTGAAACCTACAGTTTTGGGATCAGACCTGTAAATGGGATGATAGAGTGGCCTCGGACCAATAGATTAGGTGTGATTCCACCACCTAATCGAAATGGCAAGCCTGGTAGGCCTAAAAACCATGATCGAAAGAAGGGAACCAATGAGACAGTGTCTACAACCAAGCTGAGTCGTGCGAACATGGTAATGACATGCTCTAATTGCAAAGAAGAAGGGCGCTACAAGAATACATGTCGGAAGGCTTTTGTTGAGAGCCCACCTAAGAAACCAAGAGGCAGGCCAAGGAAATATCAG GGACTACACTTTGGCGAGTCACAAGCTCAATCCTCAGAAGCTCAAACCTCACAAAATCAATCCTCACAAGCTCAAGCATCACCATGGGAAGTTCCTCAATCTTCAGAAGGTCAATCCTCACAAGCTGAAGCATCACAGACAGCATCGTGGGGAAGATGGTTTTTTTAG